DNA from Felis catus isolate Fca126 chromosome B3, F.catus_Fca126_mat1.0, whole genome shotgun sequence:
CTAAAATGCTCAGAATGTATGATTTTAAAGGCAGGTCTCTTTATACAAAGAAACTGCTGGCATTCTTAACTAGTGAAGAATCAGGGCCCAAGAGCCTATTCTTCTGAGTCTCAAACGTGGTCCGAGAAAGCATATTCTGATTGTAGCAACTGACCAGTCAATCCAGAGTTCCACTTACAAAACCCCTGCCCTGTtggctttttgtttccatttccttccctgaGAAAAGGGCAATGTGTGGTCCAAGCTGGAGAGCTCAAAGGCTTAAGTCTTTCCCCTAAATGTATAAtatcccctcctcctgctccattGAATTGGCACTTGATGAGCAGAAGTCAAGTGTGGGAGGCTGATCTGGATCAGTCATTCACAAGAGACCACTGCTTTGTTGTGGATTTTgtaggggggaggggtagagaaccAGTTTTCTCAACAGGTACTGATCAGAGGCAGTTGCCATTATTAGGACTCAAACTTTGCTTTCTTTGACAACGGTAGCGTGTCTTCCTTGTCTTCATCCTCATCATCGTCTTCATCATCATCAGGGTAATCTACCAGACCCACGAGGCCTCCCTGTTCAgaaataaggtttattttttttttaaactacatttccAGCACATATTTTAAGTCTAGATAAAGGATACAGATTCCCCCCTCCCAATATACTGTGTGGTTACGTGAGATTAGATGCAACTGAAATTCACTGCATTTTCCCTAAGTTTTCCGTAATAAAATTTTTAGTCTATAATCCTAACAAATCACCCAGGAGATGGAATCAGTAATTACTgaattgaaaaaatgttttaaaatttaatagtgCATTAACAAACTACAGAAGATCAACAGACCAGGAGGGCAGACCATTAGAAGTTAGGAAAGGGAGTCTGCCTTTCCTTCCAGCTTCCTTTTAGACCCATGCCTTCACCAGAAACCACTGCAGCTCTATTTAGGAGGCTGTGGAAGAAGTCCCACTGCTCTGTGGTCCCTTCACTTCAGCATCTCTCAGATTCACTTCTTAGCCCTTAGGGGTCTCGTGCAATTGTCAAAgaaaaaacggggggggggggggggggcactgtaTTCCCCATTTAGATCAACGAATTCCAAATGCCCAGTCTGCTAGTCCTGGGCAGCATAAGGTGACCCGGGGAATAGGTTTTTATCCTAAGATTATGTCTTGTCCACATTTTTGGTGTTAAAATTTTGATCCTTTCTTATATGAAAAGAGATGatggttaattcttttttataaaccTTGCTTGGAAAAATAGTGTTGGCAATGtccaggtatttatttttcttccacacaAGTCTTTATCTGGGTGTTAATTGGGAAAGTTGATaaagaataactttaaaattttgtatatgttttgaaACAAATCTGAACCGGAATTCTAAAACACAAACcaccaaaataatttattcagactttggtattggtcataaaaaactttcagaaattgctcaagttctttatacattcaggTAGTAGTGGGAGGATTATTCATTCCCTCTAGTTCAGAAAGGTTTGATCAGTTCCAAAAGACAGTACCCAAAGGAAATCTCAGTCACAGTTACTGTTGAACCAGATTAAATGAGAAAGGCCTGGAAGTCAAAATGTACCTTGGTAGTAATAGCTGCCGTCTGAGATGTACTTTTAGGGACAGATCCAGGAGAGCCTGGAGATCCTGGGGATCCTGGGGATCCCGGCGAACCAGGCAGATTTGCTGCAGGTGACTGGCTGGTGAGATTAGTTTTTGTTCCACTAGAGAGGGAAAGCTTGAAACTTGGGCTCTGCCGACCAGAAAGATTCGTTTTCAGAAGCACCTCTTTTTCCTCACtttcttttactaaaaataagaatattgtcAATAGTTGTCACTcatacttgtctttttttaatcccCCCAAATGAGGTGGCACTAAACACAATTTCCTAGCTTACTCCTTTGCTGGGGGAAAACACATGTTCAACACGCTACTGAGAAGGGATGAAACCTTCCTTCTGTATCCAGTGTTTCCACCCTTCCCGAAATAATCTAGTTCTCCTAAATCAAgtcaaattaagaaaatttagTCCATGCTTTCACCCCCAGCCATTAAGTCACATTCTGTAAAGcaactaagtctttgaaatctaggTCACGACACAAAGTAGATACTCGTTTtctcaagagagaaagaaaccagggTGGGAAAGCTGTCATTTTTGCCCAGCTTTTCAAcatacatttcttcctttccatgaaTTTACTTATTGGATCCATAATATCATCATCGTTTTTAGTTTTGTCAGATGGAGACACGACAGCTTCACCATCTTCCATGTCATCCTCATCAGTGTTAAACCACATCTCCTCTTCATCTTCTAGTGTTCTGGCGTCTCTTCGATACCTGTGATTCCTCAAAATGGACCGCATGCTAGGagtaaagagaagaaagtaaaccGACTCCTCCACAGACTCCTTTAGACAGTCTTCAAAGTGGTGCTCCGAATTAGACCGTCTTAACAGAGCAAGGAGAGAACAGATTTATACACAGGCTAATGAAGAACCAGACTCTACCCAACCAGGTTTTTCGTATATGATTGAAAAAGTCCACCATCTCTAGTATTATGGATCAGTTATTAAACTTGTTAACATCAGGAATTAATCCTAATTCATGGACTTTAAAATCTACCGTAAGTATGTGAATTCatgcatttagaaaaatatacGAGATTTCTTAAGTAACTGGTAACAAAGTAATTCAAAGCAAATCAATGAAGCCCCACTGCCACATAagtgttgggttttcttttttactatctAGTCTGATAAATGCCTAAAGAAGAGTCCAAGACCAAGCCAATATCCACCTACACCTTCAGGACAACATTCACGTTGGCCACTGCAGAAAACTACAACTCCCGCTtatcccatccctccctcccccagccaggcCACAAAGAGGCACCACTGTCGAACTTgaatgaatagattaaaaaatgtagTAATTTACCTGTCAAGTTTGGGATTATCTTGCCTTTCTCTTTGTTGTTCAAATCTCAGTTTTAATCCTTTAAATGTCTGTACATAATCTACGTCTTCCAGCGCTTTCCAGTAATTTTCAATTACATGAGCAGTTAATGATTTTATATCTTCCTACAGAAAAGAATTATAATGAAAACATACAATAGGAAAATGTTACTTTTGCTGACAGGAGGCTTAATTGTAGAGAATTCAATAACCTGCTCCAAACAGATGAACTTCATAAAATTATAAGCCAGTCTTAATCAAACGCTGAAAATGGGCATAATTGACTATGCTATGTACCAAAGTGTCTCTGATTTTCGATGTATCTCAGAATTAACGGGTCTTCCCAAAGTAAATGCCCAGGTCCCACTCCAGATGATTCTTAAATTTAAGTAAGTGTGGGGTGGGATCAGCACATCACAGAAAAGTGCTAGAGacaggtggtggtgatggttgcacaacagtgtgagcGCACTTAATGCCGATGAATTGTAcgctttttaaaaagggaaattttggGGGTttctgagcggctcagttggtgaagcacctGACtcggtttcaactcaggtcatgagctgcACACatgctcaaatttttttttttttaaaggcaaattcaCATTATGTATGTTTCGCCATAATTTTAAAGCATGTCACAGATAATTCTAACACactgtttgagaaccactagccTACTCTATTACTAAGGATTCAGAAGTCTGTaatgaaattattctttaaattttttttaacgtttatttttgagaaacaaacagagcacgagtggatgaggggcagagagggagacacagaatccgaagcaggctcccaggctctgagctgtcagcacagagtcccacgtggggctcaaacccacaaactgtgagatcatgacctgagctgacgttggcacttaaccaactgagccacccaggcacccctgaaattgtTCTTTGAAAGTATATAGGGAAAAGTCACAATTCAGAAGCCCTCAAAGTTTTGATGTGGTTTTTGTTAATTCTACTTTCTTAAAATGATTACCATGACAGTGTTAAATCAGTCGTCAAACTATCCTGTAAAGGATTCACAGCTGCTGAGAGACTGTATTACTTTGAACTGAATCCCTTACAAGCTTCTGGTtacatgggttttctttttaaaattttctccaagTATAATCTCAAGCCACAATATCAATAATGCATATTCAGTATTCTCAAAACCAAAATTCTAACTGGAAAATACAGAACCTACCACTCTAATAAATTCAAACATCTCTATAATGGCAGAGTTCATCAGATTGTAGCGGGATCCGTTGTTGAGAAACGCTTTGACAACTGGTTCGAACAAAAAACTTTTCATTATGTAGCGGTTGTAAAACTCATCTTTTAATCCAATAATCTTTCTCTTAAAACGAAGAGCACCTGAAACACAGAGGCATCGTGGTTCAAATTATATACCCCACTTccatattttagattaaaaaaaaacaaaaaaacaaaaaaaacctgtgtaATAATTCTTCGTGCAGTGTTAGGTTACCGCTTCCAGAAGTATGTACCTAAGGAACAGGGATCACAAAAGGGTTACCAGAAAAATGTATTCTGGAAATAGTGTATGTCATGATAGAACACAAGTCTCAGAGAGTGGAAAAATTCTGGAACCTACTAATGACCAAAATGTACTTCACATCTAAAATAAGAGCTAAAACAGGGCTGACAAATGAATTAAGCTTTATactaaagatgagaaaattctaAATATGTCCTTCTACAGTCAccttgaaaacaacagaaaaaccatTGTTTTATTAGGGCAATCCACGTATAATttgatattcattatttttggaCACTCTTACTATTCTGAATCAGAGTTCTGGGTTTACGATGGCGATCTGTCAATGTGTCAGGAGCACTACTATAAACCCACAAAACTCTGCATGACCCATAACTTGCCTTcccataattttgaaataaatttagagAATGTTGCTTTTAAAACGTGGTCCTCTAGGCTTATTGCAGCGAGTATGCTTTTTAACTTTGTTTCCTAATTGTCCTTTTTACAATTAATTAGGCTTTAACTTACAGATTAAAAGGTATATTTACATCTTGAGGTATGGGGAGTTACTTAAGTCACCATTCGTCAAGATCCAAATATACTCAGACAGCTAGACAAACCCTCTTTACCTAAATGGAGTTTATCAGTAAGTTAATGCCCCAGTTATTGTAAACAGTTCAAAAAAGCATACTCACTTCATGCAGTCACATCGTCTTCGGTTGGCAAGATTAATTATTGTGTTtgtattttggtttctttggaGATCATGGAAGTGGCTCGTTAAATTGCCAATTTGTTATTAATCAAGTCCTTCATGAGCAGGTAGCCAGGCAACCATGCTGACACGGTTTCTGGGTGGGAAGGCAGAGGAGTAAAGCAGCTCAATTTTTCTTTAGTTGGCAGAAAAGAGGTCCACAAGTGAATGCCCATTTAGGTACAAGCTGGTTATAAACTGCCTTAACAATGCAACTTATTGAAGAGTGTCTCTTTCTAAAGTGACACTCTGGGCAgggaatttcaaaataatgtataGAAGAgtaattgcaattttttttcaactactgaattattttcaaatacaaaagcatggtgaaattaagacattttaaacaGTAAGAGGCACCTGTGTGTTAAGTCAAGCCTAATAAGGGTTTATTTTCCCAAAACAGTGATTttagagtttggttttttttgtgatGTCACTTGACAAAGGAACTTAGTGAGGCAGTTCCATTTGTCAGAAAAAACAATCCATTGGAGCTCAGGCCAGATGTTCAGTTTTTAGTAATTAAGGCACGAGCTATTGTTTCAAGAATCAGTACTCTGAACTCTGCAGGCTTTGTGGAGACTTGTGTCCTACCATAACACACGCTAGCTGCACCCTGTGGTCTGCGTGCGGTTCCTAGGTAACTGGTAAGAAACTCCCTTCCTAGAATTCACTAAGACCGAGGTGTGCAGTGGGACCACTATTTCCTCAAGAGCAGTTCTGTCCAGAAACTGCTGGTGTAGATGGAAGACGGTTCTActggtctttgttttgttcctcctttccatttgccctcatttatttatatccagAAATGGGTCACGTCCACTCCAAGTCTTCCCCAAAAGCAAACCTGCATCAAGAGTATCCAACCACTACTTGCTGTTGAATAAAGGTTGCTTTCAAAAATTTACCAGTGAGTTCTATCAAGTCAAGTTGCTCAGAGTAAATTAGAGAAAGCTTCTGGGAGAGGCCACAGTGGCATAACTGGAGGACTTTCGATGTAAAGTGCACTCTGCTTCCATGCTTCCCTCTAAACTTTATCAACATTCCAGGAATCTCTGGTGCTTCGTTTCAATCATGTCTAAAGTCATTCCTCTTTACCTCACACAACGGGAGATTTCGTGTCACAAGTTGAGACTTCTTGCCTCATATGTAACTAATGATGGCCAAATAAAGCATCtatagtaacatttttatttcattccttttatagATGTCCCCATCTTTAACAAAAAAACTAGACATGAACCCTGAGAAACCAAGGAAATAAGACGGATAAAACTGCTCTATGTATATATCTAACCTATAAAGGCCTACATTGTGAAAGGACTGCTGGTCTCCCCTACAGAACCGATTTGTTGGCTTTAGGATAAAAGCCTTCTAATAAGCAgcggatattaaaaaaaaaaaaaaaaaaaacaagttcgGTGAAGTTCCCAACTTGTTTACATTTAACCATTCATTTGTTACCCGCTGTCCTTATAATCTGGTGTCTAAATTCACTTATAATGAACACTGTacctaacattttctttcaatgtGATGTTAGCAGACTGAAAATGTTCTACATCTCTTCAAATTTATACTTCGTTCTTTAAGAAATCATCGATCAAAACCTCCTACTCTATACTCTACAGCCAGTCCTAGAGTGCTTATTCCTTATGACTGGCATCCTCTTCCAGAAACTACTCACGTTCTCAATCTGGGAAGACAGCCACACGGAGAATAATTTGAGAGTGAGTTAGGTTTAATGCTAACTCCGTTTGGAAAATGCGAAGAATAAAGCATAACTAAGATTTTCCTACAATATAAACCTTCCCTGAAATGAAATCTCTTCATCGTTCTCATTAAATTTTGAGACCTTTTCTTGATGATACTGCAAGCAAAATAATGAGATCAAGAACTGCGAACCAAAAGCCTTTTTTATCCCTCTCCTGCCACTCTCCCACTGGACTCGTGTGTTCTACCTACACCAAACCATTAACATGTCACACTTTCCCCACATCTGCACATCAGCTGTGTGTTCAACCAAGCATGCCATTCTCCCATGACCAATACAACCCAGTTTACCTCTTTTGCAAAATTTTCCTGATCTGACTCATTCGTGGAGAATAAATTCTTTCCACTATGCTTCCAAACACACCTCAATATAGTACTTAGGgcattgtattttgatttttacaGGACTATCTCCTAATGAACTCTGATCCCTTTGACAGCTGAGTCCAGGTCTtaatcatcttcattttcttggtACCAGGTATTTAGCATACTTCATCAAGTCTAAGATGCCACTGATTACAAGAAACTTTTTCTACTCtaagaaaaccaaaccaaccaaactATCATTCACAACAACATGCCATTAATTTGAAGACTCACCTTGATCTCACAGATGACACATGTCTAAAATGCAGAGCTTAGTACTGACAAAATAGGATAGTAGGTACTTGatacatttattgaaataaatgatcaacatactcatttatttagtttttccatTCTGTCCTAAACTGCCTTTCCCCGCACTTGAACAAAACCTTCTATTTTAACACGAAAGAAGTGTTCATTATGAATTCACTCTCAATTTAGTCAGGGGGCTCTCACTTTTGCTGTGGTTGGTATAGAAGGAAAGTGAATGAGTTTAAAAAGCCCTTCTTTTGCAAATGCTAAGCTCATGGATAGTACATTAGTAAGGCAGGACTGAAATAatgcatttgtttcttttgttgtccatttttttgttgttcttagcAGTCTGGATTAATGCCACACATGTTCCGAGTTACTTTTGGCTGAAAAAGTTTACCAAGGGTAGCATCAAAGTTTCTGGACAATCAACAGAAACTAATTTTACTAAATATCTGaaagttgaaaaatgaaaatatactatgACTACATGTAGTCTCAGTCCATACTGCTGTGTGTACATTGGCCCGAAAAACTAAGTCAACTAGCGGTTACcgtgataaaaatgtttaatgtttttagaaGGAAATCTACTTCTACTTActactttaaagataaaatattgtaGAGCAAATCAACATCAGACACatccttataaaaataatgttcttataatgttaaggatattttaaaaatccattaagtaaaaaaattgtaaaagaagttaaaaaaatagcaaaaaatggatatacatgtatatacatatattcaggCCTTCAATTAGTGAATGACTGTGATGCCtttaaacaatgacaaaacaaccAAACTTAcccataaaaaacaaaagacaaattacCAGCAGACATTTTATCGAGCCTCTAAGGTAACCCCACATTGGTCTGTCAACTTACCAAAGGCTGGCTGCTACATGATCAAGTACATTCTCAAATAACCTATTTGCAATTCTGAAACATGTTTTATTTCCACAAATAGGGCCTTAACACAGTTAAGTTTTTGAAAAACGTGTACAACTAAGAACAATCCATGTGTTGCTCTAAGAGAGCTGACAAACTTTTCCCATAAAGGTTTACAAGTCCACATTTTAGGCTTTATTAAGCCACATATGTATGGCATCTGtagcgttttgttttttttttttttttttttaacaaccctttaaaaaacatgaaaaccacTTTTCAGCTTGTAAGTTGTACAAAAATAGACCACAGCCTGGATCTGGTCACCTCTGAAGTCTGCCCCTCTCGCTCTGAATTGTCAGTGGTAATAAAATGTTACACTGTCcggcactggttgttgtatgtaaagtgatgaatcacggtatatacactgtatgttagctaatctgacaataaattatatgttcaAAAAAATGTCATATtgtcaaatagaaataaacatgagaaaaaagtatttgtgCAGTCAATGAATGGACCATCTACAGACATTTGTGCTGGGCATTTTGTAACTCGGAATGTGTTTTAGGAAGTCAGTGCTGTTAGCTATAAATTtccaaattacaaaaatattcttcaCGATTTAGTGTGAGACCCAGGAACGCCTAATTTATAATTAGTAATGCAGTCCTAAAAAAGTTACGGAGGTAAAATGATCTAAGGTGCCATTTTAATAATGGAAgactttaatattaattttgtagATGCACACCAACCCCTTTGCTTATATAACTGAGAAATATGCAAATGAGGAAAATCATCTCAAAATGTGGTGAAATTATATAATCAGTGTAGTTTCCTATTAGAATGTAGGTCTCTTGACCTGAAATCCATGATCTTTTCTTAGGCAGTTAAGACCCAAAGGTACCAACAACATAatatatcaataataaataattctaCCAGAAGTAACACTTACATAATGCCAAGAAAGCATGCTTTGAGGCCATAAGAACTAGCACTCTCCGGAGGATGTCCTTATTAATAATGTAGTTCTTTATGTGGTAGGTATGGTGCTCCacacaaaatgttaacaactcCAGTACAAGTGCCAACAGCTGGGCCGTCTGAAAATCATCTAAAACCAAAACACGATTATATTTAATGactaatattcttttcctttccaaatgtAAGTATCTAAATCCCAATCAAGTAAAATCCTATcaatccaaaattttattttttatatgtttatttacttggcggggggggggggggggggggggggggggggtgaatagagagagaatcccaagcaggcttccagctgtcagcgcagagctcaacacggggcttgacctcacaaacctttgagattgtgatctgagctgaaatcaactcagatgcttaaccaactgagccacccaggtgccccaaccccaAATTTCAAGTTAAGGAAAAGGGAACAAACAATGGATTCCTATCCTACCATGTGCCAAGAACTGTGCTTTACATTTTCTTCAGCAACTCTAAGAGGAATTTGTTTCACAAAACCCAAGTATGAACAgcaaggcagagaggagacaTGAATCTATTAGATCTGCTTTATTCCAAGGTGCAAGAATGCTCTACCGTGTCTTAACACATCCCTCATAAGATGGACAGTACACATGGCACAGGAGGGCTTGAAAGATACCATCTGGTCTTTGGTGGAAttattctctctgctcctatgATTCCACTATGTTTTGTGGCTCCTTTATTACATAGGATGAATCCACACTGAGTTATAATCATTGGCTTATCTTTCTTCCTCACCAGGCAGAAAGCTTCTGGAagtattttacttacttttttcatTTCCCCCATTTAGCCCCTAAAGATTATATATAGCACAGTGCCTTCCACACAAcaggtttttaataaatgtttaaagaactaaataaatgtgtTTGGAAAAAAGCCTTAAGCTTTACCTAGTACAAATAAAGTagacagaaaaatgaattatCATGGTTCCCAGACTTAATCCTAgagtcacaaaaaaataaatttaatatttattttctaagtggtATGTAAGTTATATTGTACTGATAATTCATCGAGAACAAAATCATCTTCTCGAAACATCAATAAAGGATTTCCCTTGAACATCCTAAAACTactctctgggggcacctgggtggctcagtcagttgagtgtccgactttggctcaggtcatgatctcacagttcgtgagttcgagccctgcgtcgggctctgtgctgacagctcagagcctggagcctgcttccaattctgtgtctccctgtctctctgcccctcccctgctcaatgctctgtctctctctctctcaaaaataaacattaaaaaaaaaaaatttaaaaaaacctactCTCTGAAATACACACACGCAAGCTAAAGGAATGAAATGCAGAAATAATGAGTCATCAGTATATGAATAATCCCCAATGGAAAGAAAGAGTTTAATAGCACAGCCTTGCTCTGCACATCTGGAGTGCAAATAACAAAATTACTTTGTTCATAATtacttccttctatttttttaacctatgtaaataaaaataaaaaaatatgaatattgccttaaaaacttttaaaattctgaaagcaacaaTTATCTCCTATTACGTTTTATTGTCTTCAATTATagcacttttaaagaaattttaccttgagcatcttttttgaaaatgtatccAAATGGCTTGAACTTTTAAAGACTATTACTCTACATCAACTCTGAATTTCAGAATTCAAGAACAAAGAACTTCACTACCAACCTGCATTATCTTACCTTTGCTGGGTTTGTCTTCTGTTGTATTTGCCAGTAAAGGAGCAGTGAGGACATGCATACAGTGCTTATAAAAGAAACCCAGAAACTCCGTCTTCTCTGTTTTCTAAGGAATCAAAAACACTTCCATGAACCTTAACGGCATTGGTTCCTACCAGCAATAAACAATATACTAGTATGAAAACGAGAAAAATGCCTGTGGCTTACATTGGCAGTAGCTAACATGTTCTCTGGGTCAACTAAAGTTCGAAGCAGGCCCATGAGTTGGACTGCTCCTCCAAGTTCAGGGTCTGTATCACAAATCATATGTTCTATAATGAGGTTGATGAGCAAAATATCCTGGTGAGAAAAGTACATACAATAAGGATCACTTACTATGAGTGAGAATGTAAAAGCACACACTATGACACGTTACAGCATTATACTAGCTGCCTTGTTA
Protein-coding regions in this window:
- the PPP4R3A gene encoding serine/threonine-protein phosphatase 4 regulatory subunit 3A isoform X2, with translation MTDTRRRVKVYTLNEDRQWDDRGTGHVSSGYVERLKGMSLLVRAESDGSLLLESKINPNTAYQKQQDTLIVWSEAENYDLALSFQEKAGCDEIWEKICQVQGKDPSVDITQDLVDESEEERFDDMSSPGLELPSCELSRLEEIAELVASSLPSPLRREKLALALENEGYIKKLLELFHVCEDLENIEGLHHLYEIIKGIFLLNRTALFEVMFSEECIMDVIGCLEYDPALSQPRKHREFLTKTAKFKEVIPISDPELKQKIHQTYRVQYIQDMVLPTPSVFEENMLSTLHSFIFFNKVEIVGMLQEDEKFLTDLFAQLTDEATDEEKRQELVNFLKEFCAFSQTLQPQNRDAFFKTLSNMGILPALEVILGMDDTQVRSAATDIFSYLVEYNPSMVREFVMQEAQQNDDDILLINLIIEHMICDTDPELGGAVQLMGLLRTLVDPENMLATANKTEKTEFLGFFYKHCMHVLTAPLLANTTEDKPSKDDFQTAQLLALVLELLTFCVEHHTYHIKNYIINKDILRRVLVLMASKHAFLALCALRFKRKIIGLKDEFYNRYIMKSFLFEPVVKAFLNNGSRYNLMNSAIIEMFEFIRVEDIKSLTAHVIENYWKALEDVDYVQTFKGLKLRFEQQRERQDNPKLDSMRSILRNHRYRRDARTLEDEEEMWFNTDEDDMEDGEAVVSPSDKTKNDDDIMDPISKFMERKKLKESEEKEVLLKTNLSGRQSPSFKLSLSSGTKTNLTSQSPAANLPGSPGSPGSPGSPGSPGSVPKSTSQTAAITTKGGLVGLVDYPDDDEDDDEDEDKEDTLPLSKKAKFES